Proteins co-encoded in one Xanthomonas campestris pv. badrii genomic window:
- a CDS encoding ankyrin repeat domain-containing protein — protein sequence MLSFFLVCASCGGVSLPAPAQQSAYPLRSYFPDPKAQALALAAEHGNVKEVRRLMKEERVDPDVIFSKDGYPLLMWPILTQNPEGLRAMLENGADPNARKLHPQQDTTRFKGRYEDNAMVWAAKQEDPVYLKLLLDHGGDPNTRNSNGETLLLQAFLTQNKWENVKLLVERGADVNSTSQGSPIIFHYAARGGFEQVFWLLEHGADPKINDLTRNPDGSHEYPVVADIFWHPGNPNDPTWQRKCQQWLLQHGYTRPPLPDYLRKMRKAFGFPSEEKDIPLL from the coding sequence GTGCTGTCGTTTTTCTTGGTCTGTGCCAGCTGCGGCGGCGTGTCGTTGCCTGCGCCTGCGCAGCAATCGGCGTATCCACTACGCTCGTATTTCCCCGATCCCAAGGCACAGGCGCTGGCGCTGGCCGCCGAGCATGGCAACGTCAAGGAAGTGCGGCGGTTGATGAAAGAGGAGCGCGTCGATCCTGATGTGATCTTTTCCAAGGATGGCTACCCGCTGCTGATGTGGCCAATCCTCACGCAGAACCCCGAGGGGTTGCGGGCGATGCTGGAGAATGGGGCAGACCCCAATGCACGCAAGCTACACCCGCAGCAAGATACCACGCGATTCAAAGGGCGTTATGAAGACAATGCGATGGTCTGGGCCGCCAAACAGGAAGATCCGGTCTATCTGAAATTATTGCTCGATCATGGCGGCGACCCGAACACCCGTAACTCCAACGGCGAAACCCTACTTTTGCAGGCATTCCTTACCCAAAATAAATGGGAGAACGTAAAGCTCTTGGTGGAACGTGGAGCGGATGTGAATTCCACCAGCCAGGGCTCTCCTATAATTTTTCATTACGCAGCCAGGGGTGGATTTGAGCAGGTCTTCTGGCTGCTTGAACATGGCGCAGATCCGAAAATAAACGATCTAACGAGAAATCCTGATGGCTCGCATGAATACCCCGTGGTCGCAGATATATTTTGGCACCCGGGCAATCCGAATGACCCAACCTGGCAACGCAAGTGCCAGCAATGGCTACTGCAGCACGGGTATACGCGCCCACCGCTACCTGATTACCTACGAAAGATGCGCAAAGCCTTCGGCTTCCCTTCCGAAGAGAAAGATATTCCGTTACTTTGA
- a CDS encoding phospholipase translates to MAGLSDDVYDSAKGEGQPDAGWIRASEHLDKLREYAPQLNLTDDQIRDLLKPDRSGFRAEIYLPDPAILGPGYKPTVAFKGSAGEVLTPDGLRPTGSEDFVANNFPQSVGLKTDYYDRAMSLAYQLSRSQLDFEITGHSLGGGMASAGAAVSGMRTTTFNAAGLHPLTAQRFAQENGLPVYDPKQSVVAYQVTGEVLNDGIQQNIHRLDAFRRAELGAVLKETCTVLDELPQAKALLASQLDATLPAHAQPAAHAFLDRLQHGNTTQLLRELPLAAGQMQPLLAAKQHATDGQGIVDRPARLSLRDVSNFAGPALDALHATSQGVRVGRGLGGVVAESGQMADQALDAAGDLAQRAAQAAAQVRQGIAQRLGAAAGEGVEQAGAFAAQGRQALGQVQRLQGQVQGEAASLGAAALRGLGGMLPQALDAQLDAQAERLAQAGAAAEQRGQNQATQRLNEAADDARQIRQRGHETGQALDAAASQIGQAEHASWTAAGVQANALLDTTGRYTEATSALAPEIYAKQAGVATAAVATYATHNPTTPHGLFNLVKTGEFAGNLGQSLDEATERHLMTETVVPSMDALIQDVERKARAQAAPDQAQAQGAALGPGERGTAVQALPVAASVASAPERTQPDLAVQPQQALEQQRHWQLHMEQTVQQERERLAEQEKADAQREHATVGSDPARQSPGLLPFSDPAHPGHALYADVKHRLDARARRCRKITSPRSLRPCTCKASSPIGMGGWMWSTKPSLHRTTTTSPSA, encoded by the coding sequence ATGGCTGGGCTTTCCGACGATGTCTACGACTCGGCCAAAGGCGAAGGACAGCCGGATGCCGGATGGATTCGCGCCAGCGAGCATCTGGACAAACTGCGTGAGTATGCGCCGCAGCTGAACCTGACGGATGATCAGATAAGAGACTTGTTGAAGCCTGACCGTTCAGGCTTCCGCGCCGAAATCTATCTCCCCGACCCGGCCATCCTCGGCCCCGGCTACAAACCCACCGTGGCTTTCAAGGGTTCGGCCGGCGAGGTCCTGACGCCGGATGGGCTACGCCCCACCGGCAGCGAGGACTTCGTCGCCAACAACTTCCCGCAATCGGTGGGCCTGAAAACCGATTACTACGATCGAGCAATGAGTCTTGCGTACCAGTTAAGTCGCTCGCAGCTCGACTTCGAAATCACCGGCCACTCCCTCGGCGGCGGCATGGCCTCGGCGGGAGCGGCAGTGTCAGGCATGCGAACCACCACCTTCAATGCCGCCGGCCTGCATCCGCTCACCGCCCAGCGGTTTGCCCAGGAGAATGGGCTGCCGGTCTACGACCCCAAACAAAGCGTCGTCGCCTACCAGGTCACCGGCGAGGTCCTCAACGACGGCATCCAGCAGAATATCCATCGCCTGGATGCGTTCCGGCGCGCAGAACTCGGCGCGGTGCTGAAGGAAACCTGCACCGTGCTCGATGAGTTGCCGCAAGCCAAGGCCTTGCTGGCCAGCCAGCTCGATGCGACGTTGCCGGCGCATGCGCAACCGGCCGCCCACGCGTTCCTGGACCGGCTGCAACATGGCAACACCACGCAACTGTTGCGGGAGTTGCCGTTGGCGGCCGGCCAGATGCAACCGCTGCTGGCGGCCAAGCAGCATGCCACCGACGGCCAGGGCATCGTTGATCGCCCTGCGAGGCTGTCGCTGCGCGATGTGTCCAACTTCGCCGGCCCCGCGCTGGATGCGCTCCATGCCACCTCGCAAGGTGTGCGGGTGGGGCGCGGCCTGGGTGGGGTGGTCGCGGAGTCGGGCCAGATGGCAGACCAGGCGCTGGATGCCGCGGGCGACCTGGCCCAGCGCGCGGCGCAAGCCGCGGCGCAGGTCCGGCAGGGTATCGCCCAGCGGCTGGGGGCGGCCGCGGGAGAAGGCGTGGAGCAGGCCGGTGCATTCGCCGCGCAGGGGCGTCAGGCCCTGGGCCAGGTGCAGCGGTTGCAGGGACAGGTGCAGGGCGAAGCGGCTTCGCTGGGCGCGGCGGCGCTGCGTGGGCTGGGCGGGATGCTGCCGCAGGCATTGGACGCACAGCTCGATGCACAGGCCGAGCGCCTGGCGCAGGCCGGTGCGGCCGCGGAACAGCGCGGGCAGAACCAGGCCACACAGCGCTTGAATGAGGCGGCCGATGACGCCCGGCAGATCCGACAGCGTGGCCATGAAACAGGCCAGGCGCTCGACGCCGCCGCCAGCCAGATTGGGCAGGCCGAGCACGCCAGCTGGACTGCAGCGGGCGTCCAGGCGAACGCGCTGCTGGACACGACGGGACGGTATACCGAGGCGACATCTGCGTTGGCGCCCGAGATCTACGCCAAGCAGGCCGGTGTGGCCACCGCTGCGGTTGCCACCTATGCCACGCACAACCCGACCACTCCGCACGGCCTGTTCAATCTGGTCAAGACGGGCGAGTTCGCTGGCAACCTGGGGCAGAGCCTGGACGAGGCCACCGAACGGCATCTGATGACCGAGACAGTCGTGCCCAGCATGGATGCGCTCATCCAGGATGTCGAACGCAAGGCGCGCGCGCAGGCCGCGCCGGATCAGGCTCAGGCGCAAGGCGCTGCGCTCGGACCGGGCGAGCGCGGCACCGCGGTGCAGGCGCTACCTGTGGCCGCATCGGTTGCAAGCGCCCCCGAGCGCACGCAGCCGGACCTCGCCGTGCAGCCGCAACAGGCGCTGGAACAGCAACGCCATTGGCAACTGCACATGGAGCAGACGGTGCAGCAGGAGCGCGAGCGGCTGGCAGAGCAGGAAAAGGCCGACGCGCAGCGCGAGCACGCCACCGTAGGAAGCGACCCCGCACGGCAATCGCCGGGCCTGCTTCCCTTCAGCGACCCTGCGCATCCAGGCCATGCGTTGTACGCGGACGTCAAGCATCGGCTGGATGCAAGGGCACGCCGCTGCCGGAAGATCACCTCACCCAGGTCACTGCGGCCCTGTACGTGCAAGGCTTCAAGCCCAATTGGGATGGGCGGGTGGATGTGGTCAACGAAACCTTCTTTGCACAGAACTACGACGACATCACCAAGCGCGTGA